A DNA window from Pogona vitticeps strain Pit_001003342236 chromosome 2, PviZW2.1, whole genome shotgun sequence contains the following coding sequences:
- the LOC110070512 gene encoding class I histocompatibility antigen, F10 alpha chain-like isoform X1 yields MALRFWLVGVALLLLGEPGWALPSGTKGSPALSSSSHSMHYFSTAMSEPNQGFTKYIAVGYVDGQLFSHYDSITRRVQPQAPWIEKMMEEEDLEYWERNTQIEQVNEQVFRENLAILKHRYNHSGGFHSLQWMYGCELREDGSKRGHMQDAYDGRDHLALDKETLTWTAADPKAQITKEKWEKTPAFAQTLKAYLEGKCLEELQRFLNYGKERLLRREAPVGKVTRTFVSKGREMLVCQAHGFYPKEIEATWRKGGEILEQDTFRRNVAPNSDGTYHAWLSIEINTGDRDLYRCHIDHAGLMEPLVLAWEAPGAHVWPTVGIIFGVLAALLLTAAGIVFFRRHQQQGGPL; encoded by the exons ATGGCGCTTCGCTTTTGGCTGGTGGGGGTCGCCCTCCTGCTTCTTGGGGAGCCAGGCTGGGCCCTCCCCTCCGGTACTAAAGGATCCCCGGCGCTTA GCTCCTCCTCGCATTCCATGCACTATTTCTCCACTGCTATGTCTGAACCCAATCAGGGCTTTACCAAATACATCGCAGTGGGATACGTGGACGGCCAGCTCTTCAGCCATTATGACAGCATCACCCGGAGAGTGCAGCCTCAAGCGCCCTGGATAGAGAAGATGATGGAGGAAGAGGATCTGGAATATTGGGAGAGGAACACCCAGATAGAACAGGTTAACGAGCAGGTGTTCAGAGAGAACctggccatcctgaagcatcgctacAACCACAGCGGAG GATTTCACTCCCTGCAGTGGATGTACGGCTGTGAGCTGAGGGAGGACGGGAGCAAAAGAGGGCACATGCAGGACGCCTATGATGGGAGAGACCACCTCGCCCTCGACAAGGAGACCCTCACCTGGACGGCAGCCGATCCCAAGGCCCAGATCACCAAAGAGAAGTGGGAGAAGACTCCTGCCTTTGCCCAGACACTCAAGGCCTACCTGGAGGGGAAATGCCTTGAGGAGCTGCAGAGATTCCTGAACTACGGGAAGGAGAGGCTGCTGAGGAGAG aGGCCCCAGTAGGGAAGGTGACCCGCACGTTCgtctccaaagggagggagaTGCTGGTCTGCCAGGCCCACGGCTTCTACCCCAAGGAGATCGAAGCCACCTGGAGGAAGGGCGGGGAGATCTTGGAGCAGGACACCTTCCGGAGGAACGTCGCTCCCAACTCCGATGGGACCTACCACGCCTGGCTCAGCATCGAGATCAACACTGGAGACAGAGACCTCTACCGATGCCACATCGATCACGCTGGCCTGATGGAGCCTCTTGTCTTGGCCTGGGAAGCGCCTGGTG CTCATGTGTGGCCCACTGTGGGAATCATCTTCGGGGTCCTGGCTGCTCTCCTCCTGACGGCTGCTGGGATTGTCTTCTTTCGCA ggcaCCAGCAACAGGGAGGACCCTTGTAA
- the LOC110070512 gene encoding class I histocompatibility antigen, F10 alpha chain-like isoform X2 — MALRFWLVGVALLLLGEPGWALPSGTKGSPALSSSSHSMHYFSTAMSEPNQGFTKYIAVGYVDGQLFSHYDSITRRVQPQAPWIEKMMEEEDLEYWERNTQIEQVNEQVFRENLAILKHRYNHSGGFHSLQWMYGCELREDGSKRGHMQDAYDGRDHLALDKETLTWTAADPKAQITKEKWEKTPAFAQTLKAYLEGKCLEELQRFLNYGKERLLRREAPVGKVTRTFVSKGREMLVCQAHGFYPKEIEATWRKGGEILEQDTFRRNVAPNSDGTYHAWLSIEINTGDRDLYRCHIDHAGLMEPLVLAWEAPGGHQQQGGPL, encoded by the exons ATGGCGCTTCGCTTTTGGCTGGTGGGGGTCGCCCTCCTGCTTCTTGGGGAGCCAGGCTGGGCCCTCCCCTCCGGTACTAAAGGATCCCCGGCGCTTA GCTCCTCCTCGCATTCCATGCACTATTTCTCCACTGCTATGTCTGAACCCAATCAGGGCTTTACCAAATACATCGCAGTGGGATACGTGGACGGCCAGCTCTTCAGCCATTATGACAGCATCACCCGGAGAGTGCAGCCTCAAGCGCCCTGGATAGAGAAGATGATGGAGGAAGAGGATCTGGAATATTGGGAGAGGAACACCCAGATAGAACAGGTTAACGAGCAGGTGTTCAGAGAGAACctggccatcctgaagcatcgctacAACCACAGCGGAG GATTTCACTCCCTGCAGTGGATGTACGGCTGTGAGCTGAGGGAGGACGGGAGCAAAAGAGGGCACATGCAGGACGCCTATGATGGGAGAGACCACCTCGCCCTCGACAAGGAGACCCTCACCTGGACGGCAGCCGATCCCAAGGCCCAGATCACCAAAGAGAAGTGGGAGAAGACTCCTGCCTTTGCCCAGACACTCAAGGCCTACCTGGAGGGGAAATGCCTTGAGGAGCTGCAGAGATTCCTGAACTACGGGAAGGAGAGGCTGCTGAGGAGAG aGGCCCCAGTAGGGAAGGTGACCCGCACGTTCgtctccaaagggagggagaTGCTGGTCTGCCAGGCCCACGGCTTCTACCCCAAGGAGATCGAAGCCACCTGGAGGAAGGGCGGGGAGATCTTGGAGCAGGACACCTTCCGGAGGAACGTCGCTCCCAACTCCGATGGGACCTACCACGCCTGGCTCAGCATCGAGATCAACACTGGAGACAGAGACCTCTACCGATGCCACATCGATCACGCTGGCCTGATGGAGCCTCTTGTCTTGGCCTGGGAAGCGCCTGGTG ggcaCCAGCAACAGGGAGGACCCTTGTAA